One window of the Saccopteryx bilineata isolate mSacBil1 chromosome 2, mSacBil1_pri_phased_curated, whole genome shotgun sequence genome contains the following:
- the TSPAN9 gene encoding tetraspanin-9 isoform X2 has protein sequence MARGCLCCLKYMMFLFNLIFWLCGCGLLGVGIWLSVSQGNFATFSPSFPSLSAANLVIAIGTIVMVTGFLGCLGAIKENKCLLLSFFIVLLVILLAELILLILFFVYMDKVNENARKDLKEGLLLYNTENNVGLKNAWNIIQAEMRCCGVTDYTDWYPVLGQNMVPDRCCMENSQGCGRNSTTPLWRTGCYEKVKMWFDDNKHVLGTVGMCILIMQILGMAFSMTLFQHIHRTGKKYDA, from the exons ctcTGTGGCTGTGGGCTGCTTGGAGTGGGCATTTGGCTCTCCGTGTCCCAGGGCAACTTTGCCACCTTCTCCCCCAGCTTCCCTTCGCTGTCTGCAGCCAACCTGGTCATCGCCATAGGCACCATTGTCATGGTGACGGGCTTCCTTGGCTGTCTGGGGGCCATCAAGGAAAACAAGTGCCTCCTCCTCAGT TTTTTCATCGTCCTGTTGGTCATCCTCCTAGCTGAGCTGATCTTACTTATCCTCTTCTTTGTCTACATGGACAAG GTGAATGAGAACGCCAGGAAGGACCTGAAGGAGGGCCTGCTGCTGTACAACACGGAGAACAACGTGGGGCTCAAGAATGCCTGGAACATCATCCAGGCTGAG ATGCGCTGCTGTGGTGTCACCGACTACACAGACTGGTACCCGGTGCTGGGCCAGAACATGGTCCCCGACCGCTGCTGCATGGAGAACTCCCAGGGCTGTGGGCGCAACAGCACCACCCCGCTGTGGAGAACG GGCTGCTATGAGAAGGTGAAGATGTGGTTTGATGACAACAAGCACGTGCTCGGCACGGTGGGGATGTGCATCCTCATCATGCAG ATTCTGGGCATGGCCTTCTCTATGACCCTCTTCCAGCACATCCACCGGACTGGTAAAAAGTACGACGCCTGA